A portion of the Acidisarcina polymorpha genome contains these proteins:
- a CDS encoding DUF4232 domain-containing protein codes for MAGIRIRRHYRCTLTVAIASLLVGGCAQNAVRGRSAANAPALGGEGQAHIRGVSDPNAPFTLIDRTKSQARGIPSEIEAAASPCRPSILQVYESAARMNDDQRIVILAVKNTGTTACRIEGYPTIGLVDESGASIAQIVVRQTGESSLSATISAPTQDAAAKKVPVDVVLPPAAQGTFEIGWSSGEQCPLASRIVISMPQIPTPGDGTASADLPPNVSGVFTINHPINVCHGEIQVSALTASAAV; via the coding sequence TTGGCCGGTATCAGGATTCGCCGCCATTATCGCTGTACCTTGACGGTCGCGATAGCATCGCTGCTGGTGGGTGGCTGCGCACAGAATGCCGTACGAGGACGATCCGCCGCTAACGCCCCCGCCCTGGGTGGTGAGGGGCAGGCCCATATTCGTGGCGTGTCCGACCCAAACGCGCCATTTACGCTCATCGACCGGACCAAGTCTCAAGCCAGAGGAATCCCGTCCGAGATCGAGGCTGCTGCTTCGCCATGTCGGCCTTCGATTCTGCAAGTGTACGAGTCCGCAGCCCGGATGAACGACGACCAACGCATCGTCATCCTGGCCGTGAAGAATACCGGGACAACTGCCTGTCGGATAGAGGGTTATCCGACGATTGGGCTGGTCGACGAGAGTGGAGCTTCAATCGCTCAAATTGTCGTCCGGCAAACCGGTGAATCCAGCCTCAGCGCGACGATATCTGCGCCTACTCAAGACGCTGCTGCGAAAAAGGTTCCAGTAGATGTTGTCCTCCCTCCCGCGGCCCAAGGAACATTCGAAATTGGGTGGTCGAGCGGGGAGCAGTGTCCGCTGGCCTCAAGAATCGTCATCTCTATGCCCCAGATTCCTACACCAGGTGATGGAACGGCTTCCGCGGATCTTCCTCCCAATGTCTCTGGGGTTTTCACCATCAACCACCCCATCAACGTCTGTCATGGCGAGATCCAGGTGAGCGCGCTGACAGCAAGCGCCGCAGTTTAG
- the thrC gene encoding threonine synthase, whose amino-acid sequence MAVAYELRCRDCGKRFKNDPLSSCDECFSPLEVVYDMDAAKRTFTRESIAGGPASMWRYQSLLPVPEDYAAPTPAGWTPLLEAPRLAKRIGAKNLFIKNDAVCLPTLSFKDRVVSVALANAKIFGFDTVGCSSTGNLANAVAAQAVRMGFKTYILVPADLEPAKILNTQVYGATLVRVEGNYDHVNRLSSQIAERFHWGFVNVNLRPYYAEGSKTVGYEIAEQLGWRLPDNVVVPMAGGSLITKIRKAFKELVELGLVAEKQVRFFGAQATGCSPISTAVKAGSDIIEPQRPNTIARSLAIGNPADGPYAARAIRDSGGWAEDVSDVEIVSAIQELAETEGVFTETAGGVTTAVTARLYAHGRISPDDVTVSCITGNGLKTTDALAGKYEAERTIRPRMADFEEFVAQHEVRGIVVDDMVSGELVGGEYVR is encoded by the coding sequence ATGGCTGTTGCTTACGAGTTGCGTTGTCGAGACTGCGGCAAACGGTTCAAGAACGACCCGCTGTCGAGCTGCGACGAATGTTTTTCGCCGCTGGAAGTCGTATATGACATGGACGCTGCCAAGCGGACGTTTACGCGGGAGTCGATCGCAGGAGGTCCTGCGAGCATGTGGCGCTATCAATCGCTGCTCCCCGTACCTGAAGACTACGCTGCTCCCACTCCCGCAGGTTGGACTCCGCTCCTCGAAGCGCCGCGGTTGGCAAAGCGAATCGGCGCCAAGAACCTGTTCATCAAGAACGACGCGGTGTGCCTGCCGACGCTGAGCTTCAAAGACCGGGTAGTGTCGGTGGCGTTAGCGAACGCGAAGATCTTTGGCTTCGACACGGTAGGCTGCTCCTCGACCGGCAACCTGGCAAATGCCGTCGCCGCTCAAGCCGTGCGAATGGGATTCAAGACCTACATCCTCGTCCCAGCCGACCTCGAGCCGGCAAAGATCCTCAACACCCAGGTCTACGGCGCAACCCTGGTAAGAGTTGAAGGAAATTATGACCATGTGAACCGTCTTAGTTCGCAAATTGCTGAGCGTTTCCATTGGGGATTCGTGAATGTCAATCTCCGGCCCTACTACGCCGAAGGATCAAAGACCGTCGGTTACGAGATCGCCGAACAGCTTGGCTGGAGACTACCGGACAATGTCGTCGTGCCGATGGCGGGAGGCTCGCTGATCACCAAGATTCGCAAGGCATTTAAGGAATTGGTCGAACTCGGGTTAGTTGCGGAGAAGCAGGTGCGCTTCTTTGGCGCGCAGGCCACCGGATGTTCGCCTATCTCGACCGCCGTCAAGGCTGGCAGTGACATCATCGAGCCCCAGCGCCCCAATACCATTGCGCGGTCGCTCGCCATCGGCAATCCGGCTGACGGGCCCTACGCGGCGCGCGCGATCAGGGACAGCGGCGGATGGGCGGAAGATGTCTCCGATGTCGAGATCGTCTCCGCCATTCAAGAATTGGCGGAAACCGAGGGCGTCTTTACCGAGACGGCTGGCGGAGTCACCACCGCAGTAACTGCCCGGCTCTATGCTCATGGCCGAATTTCGCCCGACGATGTAACGGTTTCCTGCATTACCGGGAACGGCTTGAAGACCACCGACGCACTAGCCGGCAAATATGAAGCAGAGCGCACAATTCGTCCGCGAATGGCTGACTTTGAGGAGTTTGTCGCTCAGCATGAGGTGCGCGGGATTGTCGTTGACGATATGGTGTCGGGCGAATTAGTTGGAGGAGAGTATGTCCGTTAG